GAGCGACCTGCAAAACGGGTCAAGACCGAAGCATCAGAGGTCGAAAGGAATCTAGCGCTTGGTGATAGTCACATTGCACTGGCCGAACGGATTCTTTCCAACCAGTTTGGCTTCAAGGCGTTCCGGCACGAGCAGGCAGCCGCCATTCAGCATATTCTGAAAGGCGATAATGTCCTCGTCATTTTCCCCACGAGCGCAGGCAAGTCGTTGTGCTATCAAATCCCCTCCATTGCCTTCCCCGAGCTGGACGGCCCAGAGGGCGCACGAGAGCAGCCGAGGCAGACGTGACCATTGTGGTCTCACCTCTGATCGCCTTGATGAATGATCAGTTCGATGTGCTCAAGAAATGCGGCATCCCGGCCGAAAGCATTGACTAAAGCAAGACTTGGGAAGAACTTTAGATGATATACCGTGCTCCGGCACGATCACAGTTACGGATCTTGTACTGCGCACCAGAGCGACTGAACAACGAGGGCTTCGTCGAAACCGTCAAACGGATTCCTGGCGGCATCCGTTTCCTGGCTGTGGATGAAGCACACTGTGTCTCCGAGGTCAGTCTCTTTACGTCCTTGTCAAGGAGTGCCGCTGATCTTGTATAGTGGGGACATTCATTTCGTCCTGACTATCTCAAAGGTGAGACAACCTCGTTGGATACTGCTATCACATTGCACACAACAAAGACCTGACCTCCTTCGTTTGCAATTGCTCGATTTGTGAATGAAATCAAGGCAGGGCGTGTCGTTTGTCTCACGGCTACGGCTACTCCCAAGGTTGCTGAGGACATTTGCAAGGCATTCTCAATACAGCCAGCATATGTCTTCCGAACAACACCATACAGACCAAAGTAAGATGTTGCCAGCACTCGCCCTGGGAATCTTGCGCTGACTTGATACAGTCTTGAACTCCTAGCCAAAACTGTTTGCAAAGAGTACAACCGAGAATCAATGTCTCCCTAGATATCATACTAGGCTTTCATGTCAAGTCGGAGAGCGACAAGCGCTTTGAAGAATTGTTCAGGTTTCTGCGTGCCAACCCAGGGCCGACTCTCATTTATGTCGCCATGCAGCAGCAATCCGAGATCCACGCCAAAGTGTTGGCTGCGCAGGGCTTCAAGGCCGCGCCTTTCCACGCCGGGCTCAAGACCGAAGTCAAACAACGAACCCAAGACGACTTCCTCTCTGGAAAAGTTGACATTGTGAGTTTTAC
The sequence above is a segment of the Podospora pseudocomata strain CBS 415.72m chromosome 2 map unlocalized CBS415.72m_2, whole genome shotgun sequence genome. Coding sequences within it:
- a CDS encoding uncharacterized protein (COG:A; EggNog:ENOG503NVU3), with amino-acid sequence MSDNEYDDDIFDHLELDDDDVFDDIDEDELVALERPAKRVKTEASEVERNLALGDSHIALAERILSNQFGFKAFRHEQAAAIQHILKGDNVLVIFPTSAGKSLCYQIPSIAFPELDGPEGAREQPRQT